The region CAAGTGTTCCATTCTAACTCCGATTGAAGGTTTCAAACCGAATCAATCTCTCGATTTCGGAGATGAACCTGGATGGTTTTTCCTTGGAAGTAACCAAATATAACATCTCTGCAGCCCTGGTCATAGCCACGTAGAAGAGAGTTCGATCCCTCTCCAGAGCGAGCTCTTTTTCTTCATCATCGATGCTAAGCCTTTGATACTGTGGCATAGTACCTTCATGCAATCCTAATACAAACACAACGGGAAACTCCAATCCTTTGGCCGAGTGGATGGTGAGTACCTTGATCTTTTCTTCCAGGATGTCGAAGAGATCATCCCCCTTGCTGATGAAAGGCACCCGTTGTTCCCCCAATTTCTTACCCACCTGGGCACAAAGATCCAGGGTGGGGCAGAGAATGGCAAAATCAGCCAGGCGAAAGCGATTGTCCCCGGCCAAATCCAAGGTTTTGTTGATAATAGCAGTTATCT is a window of Candidatus Cloacimonadota bacterium DNA encoding:
- a CDS encoding UvrD-helicase domain-containing protein, encoding QDISLIAYRELFKKALDKPYEHVIIDEAQDLTSIQVRIAQRMMGGGSPSGSRSIFLVGDVSQTLYSRGFSWKQAGLMLQGKSHNLRKNFRNTRQIAEAAAGLNSYNRLMQLSDDYVDPKFTSRQGPRPIVLDAFSNENEITAIINKTLDLAGDNRFRLADFAILCPTLDLCAQVGKKLGEQRVPFISKGDDLFDILEEKIKVLTIHSAKGLEFPVVFVLGLHEGTMPQYQRLSIDDEEKELALERDRTLFYVAMTRAAEMLYLVTSKEKPSRFISEIERLIRFETFNRS